ctaaaaacgacgtcaacgtcaaagctttattacactagtgtattatcatttttatttaatggctttattacactcccgcgacgtcaaacatgtgataaatttcgATACAGTAACGCCATATTTGTAACGTATCGCAGATGGCAAAAATAGTTTTCTAACAACATACAGTTCGGGTACATGTATTTATAGATACAGTATTGTTAAACatttatatactagtattcaatatacatgtatatcaatttcACAATTGTTTGTCAGCATTTGGCTGCCTAAGCGAAAACCTGGGATTGAATGACAAGGGTTCTTGCCGTGACCACGCCACATGTAGTTCAGGGTCAATTAATTCTGGTGTTATTTGAACATTTCATCATTTCTATTGCTTCGTCGCACTGAATAATACAATGATTGCTTTAAACTGAGGTTGACAACAGATGGAAGTAAAGAAATCTTTAATTTATTCTTCAACAAAATTGTTTTAAGCGGTGGTTTAATATCATTCGTCTATCTCTGGTAACACTTTATACTCAAAGTACTTTTGTTCGTGTTTCATTCTATGTAGTACCCAAGGACCATATTTCTCAGGTACATGCTTTGGTCCTTCTCCTGTGTACTTGTATAAGTAGTTGATACCTATATCTCCATCGAAATGGGGACTGAGAAAAAATGGAACAGAGTATCTATCAATTCCTATATCTATCACACGATGACGTGTTGCCTTAAACTTTCCGCCGAGCATGCGCGAAAACGTTACACCGATATTCATCACGAGACTTCCAGGACGGTTTATCACCTCCGCCCACTTGCCATCTGCTTGCATTATCTCCAGACCACCAAAATCAAAAGGTGTTAGCAATGTCATAAAGTCAGAGTCCGCATGCTCCGGAGTGGTTAAAATCTTTCCATCTTCTATGAACGCGTTCTTTGGGGGTTCGCCTTCCCACGGCGGATAATGCAACAATCGGAATGTAGAGCATGGTTTGTCCTCAAACAGGTGCATAAACGAATTCTCAGGTATACCAAGCCCTATTGCTGAGAGTCGAAGTATCTCCATGCATGTCTCGTGCATTACTTCGTACTGCTGCTGAAGAAACTTCTTAAAAGGGAACGCTCCATCTTCCTCCGGCCATGTGGATTTCTCATAAAACCAGTTGGTGGGCGACACCGTCGTATCATCAGGTGGAACATCTCTCGCAAATTCAAATGCTTCCTTTCTGCTTGGTTCTCCTTCCACAACAGGGAAATAACCCCGATAAAGATTTGTGTTTTCCGGATTCCACTGCTTCCtcatgattttctttttaaaatccaTTGGTTTATTGAAAAACCATTGGCAACAATCCCACAATCCCTTGTAGTCAATTCCATCTACGTTGTCCACATAGGCAAACCCTACGTTCTCAAGAATGTCAACAACCTTTTCCCCCGCAACTTCACGATCTATTTTCGCTTCCTTAATGTCTATAACTGGTAAAGCCGTCATATCAATGGATTTGTTCGAAGACATCTTGTGTTTTACTGAAAACAATAATGAATTTCAAATCAATTTGTATAACAATGCATAGTAGAATGTGGTTAAAATTCAGTTTCATATGGAAACGTGATGACACATTTATTTAGTAAAAACCCGACTAGTTCGCACACGAATTCGTGACTTatcattaaattaaaactttctAACGAGAGGAAGATTTATGAACATCATTTTGTTGTCAGttatattttgatgatgttatttCTGCACAATCCCGTTAATTTGCTATACCTCAGCCTACCAAAGATTGATCATAATGTTTAAGTATATATTTGGGTCTTTTAAGCTGATAAGAGCTTCAGTTTTAGTTTTTTATTAAGCAAATCGGCAAGTTAATTGCCTAATCAATATAGTAAAGACATAAACATGATACAAACTAGAAGTAAACAACCCGAGCAACCCCATTtgaaaaggtattttcttaaCTATGAAGCAATTAATCAGGTAATGGTTACTTTCCGTAGCTCGAAAGCTTCGTTTACATATTTTGCTACATTAGATATCGGTTTCTTACTCCTAGAAGTCATGATAGAAATGAGGCCATGGAGTATTTCATAAATAGTTGTGTCCAAATAATATTTAAACGTAACAATGTAACGTGAAACATTAGAGGTACGCTTTAGAAAGGGATTTAAAGCTTACATTTAGCTAGTTCCAATCCGTGACTTTAGTGACCTCCCTTGATGGTCCGTCCATAGTAATAGATACAATTTCGTCACATTAGCATACCacatatttaaaaattataaaagtattaaaatattatttatttacaaaatataattaaagacAAAACCTTGCAAACCTCTAGCGATTGCAGTAAGTTTAATGTAATCtatttgtacaattttgaaaGACTGATTTTCTGTACTTTGATACCTTGTTATCTTGTTATATTTACACTTGTATTATgtgatactaataaactttgataatgtggcagttgacctaaatccaattgacactgtttattttccaatacaggtacactagatctatgacggattatctttgaacacccctggacttattggactcaactgccacattatcaaagtttattagtacctaTATCAATTTTCTGTGTTTGTTTCATGTATATTTTCAACTTTGATTAAGTTTCCGATTGGGATTATTTAGGATAAGTTATGGACATaacgaaaaatatgaaaacttggAGAAAAATATACTTCCGATGTTTTTATGATGAATTGACAAAGTTTAACCATAAATCTGTGTTAGAATAAATGAAATCAAGTTCTAGGGTTCTCTATGAATGTGAATGCAAGGGTTGAAATCCGAACAgaacagtaaaataaaaaagtatccTGGAAACATTATTCATCTCTTCCGTATTTTAATTGAATACTTGTGAATGGTGGAATGTGTTGATGTTGTCAGTGGTATAAAGGTCCAACTGGAGAACATAAAGCGATTAAATTAGAACAAAACCATAATATTTCCTTCTAGTACCACgacaatgtaaataaagttaTCTGAAACTTGATTCCCTTAGACACGTTATGATAggaaaagtcacaaaatacaaaaatggtcGTTTACTTAATGTAAAAAGACAACTagcaatatacaaatgtacttaggcgtaaaaaatcAGGAAACATGCTCAaacattagggtaggtaggtcggtaattttttgtcgatattttttattaagtgggacttttcggaaattattttcgtgtcaaaaaatgaatacagataagggGTTCTGCCTTCCGAGCATCAGTAAATTGTTTTCTAACattactgaccatgtttaaaccataaaaagtgcagttttgcaactttttgataaaaagttgaaaaaaattctccaaggccataaaaacatgtacggtcgggccaaaaatttagggtaggtcgggataccggaaacaaactatttttttacgccttaataCCTTTACAGAAGGAAACATGGAACATTGTGTAGTGTTCTCTATCAAGTATGTtcaaggagagagtttcaaataagctttcagcttcctactcaatcgtgtatgcctttttgatatatgtacatgttgtaaatgaattgtgattaatcaaatactgtttaaactaagaatgttcaaatcatgcccctt
This window of the Mercenaria mercenaria strain notata chromosome 5, MADL_Memer_1, whole genome shotgun sequence genome carries:
- the LOC128556866 gene encoding uncharacterized protein LOC128556866 translates to MSSNKSIDMTALPVIDIKEAKIDREVAGEKVVDILENVGFAYVDNVDGIDYKGLWDCCQWFFNKPMDFKKKIMRKQWNPENTNLYRGYFPVVEGEPSRKEAFEFARDVPPDDTTVSPTNWFYEKSTWPEEDGAFPFKKFLQQQYEVMHETCMEILRLSAIGLGIPENSFMHLFEDKPCSTFRLLHYPPWEGEPPKNAFIEDGKILTTPEHADSDFMTLLTPFDFGGLEIMQADGKWAEVINRPGSLVMNIGVTFSRMLGGKFKATRHRVIDIGIDRYSVPFFLSPHFDGDIGINYLYKYTGEGPKHVPEKYGPWVLHRMKHEQKYFEYKVLPEIDE